The genomic stretch ATTGATGTGAGTGCAGGCCTCCCGTGGCGGAGGGCTGTGGGGCACGGATGGCTCCTTTCGTGGCCATTGGGCAGCAGAGCTGCGGGGCCGGAACCCGGCTGACCCCTCTGCCTACCTCCCTCCTCAGGTGCCAGTGCCCAGGCATTCTGTCGGTGTGGTCATTGGCCGGAGCGGGGAGATGATCAAGAAGATCCAGAACGACGCCGGCGTGCGGATACAGTTCAAGCAAGGTCAGGGCCACGCCCAGGAGAGGCCGGGCGGTGTGGCTGTTGGCCAGTTCTGTCCTCTCAGGGTCACTTAGGGTCCCCTGTGGGCAGCCTGCACCGTGGTTGGTCTGTTCAGCCTCTTTGTGGTGCCTCGTTAGTCCTAGGCCATCAGGACATGCCTTGTCTACTTCTCCGTGGGACAGCCACGTGAGAGCCAGTGGTGGGCAGCCTGTCCAAGTCCAAAGGGAGTATGTTTTCCTCTCCCATTGgacctccccttccctctccccaccaagTGGCCCCTCCCTCAGGGCGGCCTGGATGCCCCGAGCTGAGTTGGATCCCTCTCCCCCCGCTCCGGGCTCCTGCCGGGCCCCAGGGAGAGTCTGGGGGGCAGGTCTGTCAGGGGAGTGGCCCTCTGTTACTTCTCAGAGGCTTGTTGCTCTGAGTCCTGTAAGATGCGTCGGGTAGTTCTGGGGGTGTCGAGTGCAGAAAGAAGCCTGGGCCGCCCCCTGCCGTAGCTGTTTGGTTTCCCTCTCTGGGGACGTGGGCCCGCCTGCCTCCTTCCCGGCTCCTCAGTACGTGGAGTGCGGTGAGAGGCGCTTGGAGTCTGAGGTGGTTCAGATACCCCACTTGGCACAGCGATGCTTTGGAGAGGCAGTGCTGCAAGGGTTTAGAGTTGTGCTTCTCTCGTAAATCTGTCTCTCTGCTCTCTGGGTGCTGGCCTCAGACGACGGGACGGGCCCCGAGAAGATAGCTCACATAATGGGGCCCCCGGACCGGTGCGAGCACGCAGCGCGGATCATCAATGACCTCCTCCAGAGCCTCAGGGTGGGTGAGGGCTGGTGGGGTCCCAGGGGGCTGGCCGGCCCGCCCAGGGAAGTCCCAGGGCCAGGCTGGCTTCCTGCCTTCACCCTCCATCTCCCTGTCTTGCAGAGTGGTCCTCCGGGCCCTCCAGGGGGTCCTGGCATGCCCCCGGGTGGCCGGGGCCGAGGAAGGGGCCAGGGCAACTGGGGCCCGCCTGGCGGGGAGATGACCTTTTCCATCCCCACTCATAAGTGCGGGCTGGTCATCGGCCGAGGTGAGTAGATCCCTCCACGCTCCGTCCCTCACccactctctcctcccacccctcttCACTGTCTGCGGCCCCCCACAGGTGGTGAGAACGTGAAAGCCATAAACCAGCAGACGGGCGCCTTTGTAGAGATCTCCCGGCAGCTGCCGCCCAACGGGGACCCCAACTTCAAACTCTTCATCATCCGGGGCTCCCCGCAGCAGATTGACCACGCCAAGCAGCTCATCGAGGAGAAGATTGAGGTGGGCTCAGGGAGGCGCCGGGAGCCGGGGCTCgcctcctgtctccctccccgCTGACCTTGTCCCGTTCTCCTTCAGGGTCCCCTCTGCCCAGTCGGACCAGGCCCCGGGGGACCAGGCCCTGCCGGCCCCATGGGGCCCTTCAACCCCGGCCCCTTCAATCAGGGGCCCCCCGGGGCTCCCCCTCAGTGAGTATTCTCTCGGCTTCCTGGGATGTAGGGGGTGGGGTCACCATGCTGGTGAGAAGAGCAGCAGGCCCCATTTCCATGCACTGCTAAGAGATCCATCCCGTCTTCTGGGCGTGCTGGTTGTACAGGCCCCAAACGTGACCccgtccagcctcctgcctcacaGGCGCCATTTTTAAAAGACACCCCAAGCGCTGATCCTATTCTTTTCCACCCTGTGTATAAATCCGGGCGTGTTGAATCTGGGGACTTGTGCATCCTTGGGCTGACACAGCCTGTGTCTCCTGCCTTGTCTGTCTCACGCCTTTCCCTGGGCCAGGGGCTCCACGCAGGCGGGGGTCTGGGCCTGGGCCCGCTTCCTGCAGCCGTCCCTGCCCCTCGAGGAGCGGCCCTGGCTCATGTGTTCCCTCTTGCTCCTCCTGCAGTGCCGGGGGCCCCCCTCCTCACCAGTacccccccccagggctggggCAACACCTACCCCCAGTGGCAACCACCTGCTCCTCACGATCCAAGTAAGTAAGGCTGCCCGGGCGAGGCGCAGGACAGGCCTGGGCACCCAGtggggccacagggctggctgcCTGGACTCCACGCCTCAGGCCGCCTTCCCTCCTCCCGCAGACAAAGCCGCCGCGGCTGCCGCCGACCCCAATGCTGCCTGGGCCGCCTACTACTCACACTACTAccagcagcccccaggccccGTGCCCGGCCCCGCGCCAGCCCCCGCGGCCCCGCCTGCCCAGGGCGagcccccccagcccccacctgccGGCCAGTCAGACTACACTAAGGCCTGGGAAGAGTATTACAAGAAGATCGGTGAGTGTGGGGCCGCGGCAGGGGCTCCAGTCAGCAGGCGGCGGGAGGGCTGCGTCCGGGCTCTTCTCTGACCTCTCCGGCCCCTCCGCAggccagcagccccagcagcccGGAGCGCCGCCACAGCAGGACTACACGAAGGCCTGGGAGGAGTACTACAAGAAGCAAGGTGAGCCGGGGGCCGCGGGGTGGGGCCGGCCCACTCTCGCCCAGCCGTCCTCACTCACCCTCTGCGCCCCCGCAGCTCAAGTGGCCACCGGAGGGGGTCCGGGAGCGCCCCCAGGCTCCCAGCCGGACTACAGTGCCGCCTGGGCCGAATATTACAGACAGCAGGCCGCTTACTACGGACAGACCCCAGGTCCCGGCGGCCCCCAGCCTCCACCCACACAGCAGGGACAGCAGCAGGCAAGTGGGAATtgccaccctcctcctcctcctttttccttccaaCCCCCGGCCACCGTCCATCCTGCCTTAGTGGGTAGCGCCGGCAATCCCTTCCCCTGCGGGGTGTGTCCTTGATGCCTGCAGCGGGGGCCGTGTGGCCAGAGGTCTCCGGGAGCCCCCACGAGCCGGGGGCAGTGTGCGCTGGGTCCAGAGGTTAAACGAAGAGGCCTCCCTCCGCCGGCCCGCTTGTTCCTGTGTACCGCTGTCGTGATGCTGGGGGAGAGCGGAGACAAACGCCGGGTGGAACTGTTGAACTGGTGGGTAgtcctggggtgggggcgggccgTCGCTCCACCGTTGGTCGCCGTCCTGGCTGCTAACTCGCTCACTCAAAATCTGGCCACTTGGGAAGAAAACGGATCTGTTTTCCCCTCTTCTGCATTActtttggtttttgttctttttagtcttttatttttaaacccatGATCTTTCCCCGGTGTCCAAGTGACTGTGTGTGTTGCAGGCGGCCCCACGTGGGTCAGCCCTGGCTCTGGCTGGTCATGGGGAGCCTGCCcaggggcctggccccggggcccCGCGCTCCCCCGGCCTGGGCTCGGCCGCCTCTGCTCTCGCGCCCGCCTCTGTGTCCCGGTCTTGTCTGTGAAGTGGGCATGACGATCGCTGCCACCTTCCAACCTACCTCACAGGGGTGTTGTGGGGACTCCGTGATCTCTGAGATTGTTGATGTTGTGATGCGCCGGGAGCCGCCCGCTTCCTGAAGACGAAGggcaccctcctccctccagacCCTGAGCGCGcttctctcctgct from Diceros bicornis minor isolate mBicDic1 unplaced genomic scaffold, mDicBic1.mat.cur scaffold_73_ctg1, whole genome shotgun sequence encodes the following:
- the KHSRP gene encoding LOW QUALITY PROTEIN: far upstream element-binding protein 2 (The sequence of the model RefSeq protein was modified relative to this genomic sequence to represent the inferred CDS: deleted 7 bases in 4 codons) produces the protein MSDYSTGGTPPGRRPPAGGGGGSGGAGGAGGGPPAGPAGRGDRGGGGPGAGGPGGGSAGGPSQPPGGGGPGIRKDAFADAVQRARQIAAKIGGDAATTVNNSTPDFGFGGQKRQLEDGDQPESKKLASQGDSISSQLGPIHPPPRTSMTEEYRVPDGMVGLIIGRGGEQINKIQQDSGCKVQISPDSGGLPERSVSLTGAPESVQKAKMMLDDIVSRGRGGPPGQFHDNANGGQNGTVQEIMIPAGKAGLVIGKGGETIKQLQERAGVKMILIQDGSQNTNVDKPLRIIGDPYKVQQACEMVMDILRERDQGGFGDRNEYGSRIGGGIDVPVPRHSVGVVIGRSGEMIKKIQNDAGVRIQFKQDDGTGPEKIAHIMGPPDRCEHAARIINDLLQSLRSGPPGPPGGPGMPPGGRGRGRGQGNWGPPGGEMTFSIPTHKCGLVIGRGGENVKAINQQTGAFVEISRQLPPNGDPNFKLFIIRGSPQQIDHAKQLIEEKIEGPLCPVGPGPGGPGPAGPMGPFNPGPFNQGPPGAPPHAGGPPPHQYPPQGWGNTYPQWQPPAPHDPNKAAAAAADPNAAWAAYYSHYYQQPPGPVPGPAPAPAAPPAQGEPPQPPPAGQSDYTKAWEEYYKKIGQQPQQPGAPPQQDYTKAWEEYYKKQAQVATGGGPGAPPGSQPDYSAAWAEYYRQQAAYYGQTPGPGGPQPPPTQQGQQQAQ